In the genome of Vanacampus margaritifer isolate UIUO_Vmar chromosome 1, RoL_Vmar_1.0, whole genome shotgun sequence, one region contains:
- the rcc2 gene encoding protein RCC2 homolog isoform X2, with protein MPRKKVTDVSGNGSLKKKRATGKRKERDFSSDDEFDYEQENNKKPGKPSIKSSLQPVTVADDVKEKIKLECPKVKGQLVIFGATNWDLIGRKEVPKQQAAFRNLGQNLWSPHRYGCLNDVLVSCVISGSCAAHSLLITTDGKLWSWGRNDKGQLGHGDTKRLDAPKLIEGLADVVVVAAACGRNHTLALTEDGIVHSFGENKLGQLGQGSQTDAVLSPAPITYNGQPLVKVSCGAEFSMVVDCKGNLYSFGCPEYGQLGHNSDGKFIARAQRIEYDCELIPRRVAIFIEKSKDGQVTPVPNVVVRDVACGANHTLVLDSQKRVFSWGFGGYGRLGHTEQKDELVPRLVKLFDFPGRGASHIHTGYQCSFAISESGSLFFWGVTNTSRESTMYPKAVQDLCGWEVRSLACGKSSIIIAANESTISWGPSPTFGELGYGDNKPKSSTTPQEVKTLDGIYIEQVH; from the exons atgccACGCAAGAAGGTGACAGATGTGTCTGGAAATGGATCCCTGAAGAAGAAGAGAGCCACGGGCAAAAGGAAAGAGCGAGACTTTAGCAGTGACGACGAGTTTGACTACGAACAGGAAAACAACAAGAAGCCGGGGAAGCCCTCCATAAAGTCCAGCCTGCAACCCGTCACTGTGGCGGATGATGTCAAAGAGAAAATT AAACTTGAATGCCCAAAGGTTAAAGGGCAGCTAGTCATATTTGGAGCAACTAATTGGGATTTGATTGGAAGAAAAGAGGTCCCCAAACAACAAG CGGCTTTCCGCAACCTGGGCCAGAATTTGTGGAGTCCGCACCGTTACGGCTGTTTAAACGACGTCCTGGTCAGCTGCGTGATTTCGGGCTCGTGTGCGGCTCATAGCCTTCTCATCACCACTGATGGCAAACTCTGGAGCTGGG GTCGTAATGACAAAGGTCAGCTGGGCCACGGAGACACCAAACGTTTGGACGCTCCCAAGTTGATTGAAGGCCTGGCGGATGTCGTGGTCGTCGCTGCGGCCTGCGGGCGTAATCACACCTTGGCACTAACAG AGGACGGCATCGTGCACTCGTTTGGCGAAAACAAGCTGGGTCAGCTTGGCCAAGGCAGCCAGACCGACGCCGTCCTCAGCCCGGCACCC ATTACTTACAATGGCCAGCCCTTGGTCAAGGTGTCGTGCGGGGCCGAGTTCAGCATGGTGGTGGATTGCAAAGGGAACCTCTACTCCTTTGGCTGCCCCGAGTATGGACAGCTCG GACACAACAGCGACGGCAAGTTCATAGCTCGTGCCCAGCGCATCGAGTACGACTGCGAGCTCATCCCTCGCCGCGTCGCCATCTTCATCGAAAAGTCCAAAGACGGCCAGGTCACGCCCGTGCCCAACGTGGTGGTCCGAGACGTGGCTTGCGGAGCCAACCACACG CTGGTGTTGGACTCCCAGAAGCGAGTATTCAGCTGGGGGTTCGGCGGTTACGGGCGTCTGGGACACACCGAGCAGAAGGATGAGCTTGTTCCCCGCCTGGTGAAACTCTTCGACTTCCCCGGTCGAGGAGCGAGTCACATCCATACGGGATACCAGTGCTCCTTTGCCATCAGCGAGAGCG GGAGTCTCTTCTTCTGGGGGGTGACCAACACTTCCAGAGAGTCGACGATGTACCCCAAAGCTGTGCAGGATCTGTGTGGCTGGGAAGTCCGCAGTCTGGCGTGCGG GAAGAGCAGCATCATCATTGCCGCAAACGAGAGCACCATCAGCTGGGGTCCTTCACCCACTTTTGGAGAGCTG GGTTATGGAGACAACAAACCCAAATCCTCCACCACCCCCCAGGAAGTCAAGACCCTGGATGGCATTTATATTGAACAGGTGCACTGA
- the LOC144060689 gene encoding large ribosomal subunit protein eL22 isoform X1, whose translation MAPIQKKQNTGKGGKKKKQVLKFTLDCTHPVEDGIMDAANFEQFLQERIKVNGKAGNLGGGVVSIERSKSKITISSEVPFSKRYLKYLTKKYLKKNNLRDWLRVVANTKESYELRYFQINQDEEEEEDED comes from the exons ATGGCACCCATT CAGAAGAAGCAGAACACTGGTAAAGGTggtaaaaagaagaagcaggtCCTCAAGTTCACACTGGACTGCACCCATCCTGTTGAAGATGGCATCATGGACGCCGCCAACTTT GAGCAGTTCCTCCAGGAGCGCATCAAAGTGAACGGCAAAGCGGGCAACCTGGGCGGAGGTGTTGTGTCCATTGAGAGGAGCAAGAGTAAGATTACCATCTCCTCAGAGGTGCCCTTCTCCAAAAG ATATCTGAAGTATCTGACCAAGAAGTACCTGAAAAAGAACAATCTTCGTGACTGGTTGCGCGTGGTGGCCAACACCAAGGAGAGTTACGAGCTGCGCTACTTCCAGATCAaccaggatgaagaggaggaggaagacgaagaTTAA
- the LOC144060689 gene encoding large ribosomal subunit protein eL22 isoform X2: MAPIKKQNTGKGGKKKKQVLKFTLDCTHPVEDGIMDAANFEQFLQERIKVNGKAGNLGGGVVSIERSKSKITISSEVPFSKRYLKYLTKKYLKKNNLRDWLRVVANTKESYELRYFQINQDEEEEEDED; the protein is encoded by the exons ATGGCACCCATT AAGAAGCAGAACACTGGTAAAGGTggtaaaaagaagaagcaggtCCTCAAGTTCACACTGGACTGCACCCATCCTGTTGAAGATGGCATCATGGACGCCGCCAACTTT GAGCAGTTCCTCCAGGAGCGCATCAAAGTGAACGGCAAAGCGGGCAACCTGGGCGGAGGTGTTGTGTCCATTGAGAGGAGCAAGAGTAAGATTACCATCTCCTCAGAGGTGCCCTTCTCCAAAAG ATATCTGAAGTATCTGACCAAGAAGTACCTGAAAAAGAACAATCTTCGTGACTGGTTGCGCGTGGTGGCCAACACCAAGGAGAGTTACGAGCTGCGCTACTTCCAGATCAaccaggatgaagaggaggaggaagacgaagaTTAA
- the rcc2 gene encoding protein RCC2 homolog isoform X1 — protein MPRKKVTDVSGNGSLKKKRATGKRKERDFSSDDEFDYEQENNKKPGKPSIKSSLQPVTVADDVKEKIKLECPKVKGQLVIFGATNWDLIGRKEVPKQQAAFRNLGQNLWSPHRYGCLNDVLVSCVISGSCAAHSLLITTDGKLWSWGRNDKGQLGHGDTKRLDAPKLIEGLADVVVVAAACGRNHTLALTEDGIVHSFGENKLGQLGQGSQTDAVLSPAPITYNGQPLVKVSCGAEFSMVVDCKGNLYSFGCPEYGQLGHNSDGKFIARAQRIEYDCELIPRRVAIFIEKSKDGQVTPVPNVVVRDVACGANHTLVLDSQKRVFSWGFGGYGRLGHTEQKDELVPRLVKLFDFPGRGASHIHTGYQCSFAISESGSLFFWGVTNTSRESTMYPKAVQDLCGWEVRSLACGKSSIIIAANESTISWGPSPTFGELGYGDNKPKSSTTPQEVKTLDGIYIEQVVMGYAHSMIIARQDTPAEQEKVQKLPEYNPRTI, from the exons atgccACGCAAGAAGGTGACAGATGTGTCTGGAAATGGATCCCTGAAGAAGAAGAGAGCCACGGGCAAAAGGAAAGAGCGAGACTTTAGCAGTGACGACGAGTTTGACTACGAACAGGAAAACAACAAGAAGCCGGGGAAGCCCTCCATAAAGTCCAGCCTGCAACCCGTCACTGTGGCGGATGATGTCAAAGAGAAAATT AAACTTGAATGCCCAAAGGTTAAAGGGCAGCTAGTCATATTTGGAGCAACTAATTGGGATTTGATTGGAAGAAAAGAGGTCCCCAAACAACAAG CGGCTTTCCGCAACCTGGGCCAGAATTTGTGGAGTCCGCACCGTTACGGCTGTTTAAACGACGTCCTGGTCAGCTGCGTGATTTCGGGCTCGTGTGCGGCTCATAGCCTTCTCATCACCACTGATGGCAAACTCTGGAGCTGGG GTCGTAATGACAAAGGTCAGCTGGGCCACGGAGACACCAAACGTTTGGACGCTCCCAAGTTGATTGAAGGCCTGGCGGATGTCGTGGTCGTCGCTGCGGCCTGCGGGCGTAATCACACCTTGGCACTAACAG AGGACGGCATCGTGCACTCGTTTGGCGAAAACAAGCTGGGTCAGCTTGGCCAAGGCAGCCAGACCGACGCCGTCCTCAGCCCGGCACCC ATTACTTACAATGGCCAGCCCTTGGTCAAGGTGTCGTGCGGGGCCGAGTTCAGCATGGTGGTGGATTGCAAAGGGAACCTCTACTCCTTTGGCTGCCCCGAGTATGGACAGCTCG GACACAACAGCGACGGCAAGTTCATAGCTCGTGCCCAGCGCATCGAGTACGACTGCGAGCTCATCCCTCGCCGCGTCGCCATCTTCATCGAAAAGTCCAAAGACGGCCAGGTCACGCCCGTGCCCAACGTGGTGGTCCGAGACGTGGCTTGCGGAGCCAACCACACG CTGGTGTTGGACTCCCAGAAGCGAGTATTCAGCTGGGGGTTCGGCGGTTACGGGCGTCTGGGACACACCGAGCAGAAGGATGAGCTTGTTCCCCGCCTGGTGAAACTCTTCGACTTCCCCGGTCGAGGAGCGAGTCACATCCATACGGGATACCAGTGCTCCTTTGCCATCAGCGAGAGCG GGAGTCTCTTCTTCTGGGGGGTGACCAACACTTCCAGAGAGTCGACGATGTACCCCAAAGCTGTGCAGGATCTGTGTGGCTGGGAAGTCCGCAGTCTGGCGTGCGG GAAGAGCAGCATCATCATTGCCGCAAACGAGAGCACCATCAGCTGGGGTCCTTCACCCACTTTTGGAGAGCTG GGTTATGGAGACAACAAACCCAAATCCTCCACCACCCCCCAGGAAGTCAAGACCCTGGATGGCATTTATATTGAACAG GTGGTGATGGGTTACGCGCACTCCATGATCATCGCCAGGCAGGACACGCCGGCCGAGCAGGAGAAAGTGCAAAAGCTGCCCGAGTATAACCCGCGAACAATCTGA